The following proteins are encoded in a genomic region of Pungitius pungitius chromosome 17, fPunPun2.1, whole genome shotgun sequence:
- the LOC119219656 gene encoding LOW QUALITY PROTEIN: probable 2-ketogluconate reductase (The sequence of the model RefSeq protein was modified relative to this genomic sequence to represent the inferred CDS: inserted 1 base in 1 codon) has protein sequence MQRVCYIQCVRRLCGPSQSSLLLKVRNIHRSLSQMQHNKVMEDNKPWALISEVGKQGYIEEVMDILKQHFHIXCLKDFLQNSAVHGPKVQAVLVWNSLPAAEPTLLRLLPSLKVVANGGVGIDHLDLPYISSLGVKVSNTPGVVSDATADIAMGLLLASARRIVEGHQLAVDPNMTDLSQDLMGVEVTGSTMGIIGMGHIGCKIAQRGKGFDMRILYHNRTRRSVEDEQAVGASYRENVDDLLKESDFVVVAVNLTPETTSLISHRELSLMKPTATLVNVSRGLVVDQDALVKALRSGTIRAAALDVTHPEPLPRDHPLLGLSNVLITPHVGTNTYATTRKMVQKMVDNALAAVNGQSIPNEVKPK, from the exons ATGCAAAGAGTCTGCTACATCCAGTGTGTGAGGAGACTTTGTGGTCCGTCACAATCGTCCCTGCTTCTTAAAGTGAGAAACATTCACAGATCTTTAAGCCAAATGCAACACAATAAG GTAATGGAGGACAACAAACCATGGGCTCTGATCTCAGAGGTGGGCAAACAAGGTTACATTGAAGAGGTCATGGACATACTGAAACAACACTTTCACA TCTGCCTTAAAGACTTCCTTCAAAACTCTGCGGTGCACGGGCCAAAAGTTCAGGCGGTGTTAGTGTGGAACAGCCTCCCGGCAGCCGAGCCTACACTGCTTCGCTTGCTCCCCTCGCTAAAGGTGGTCGCCAATGGAGGAGTGGGCATCGACCACTTGGATTTGCCGTACATCAGCAGCCTGGGAGTGAAGGTATCCAACACACCCGGTGTAGTGAGCGATGCCACTGCAGATATCGCCATGGGTCTTCTCCTGGCGTCGGCGCGCAGGATTGTTGAAG GTCACCAACTAGCTGTTGACCCCAACATGACTGATTTATCACAAGACCTGATGGGAGTTGAAGTCACAGGGTCGACTATGGGGATTATTGGAATGGGACACATTGGCTGCAAAATTGCTCAAAGAGGCAAAGGATTTGACATGAGAATCCTGTATCACAACAGGACCAGGAG GAGTGTTGAAGATGAGCAGGCGGTTGGTGCGAGTTACCGGGAGAACGTGGACGACCTGCTGAAAGAGTCTGACTTTGTCGTGGTGGCCGTCAACCTGACACCTGAAACCACATCACTGATCAGCCACAGAGAGCTGTCCCTCATGAAACCCACGGCAACGCTGGTCAACGTCAGCAGAG GTCTGGTGGTGGACCAGGACGCTTTAGTCAAAGCTTTGCGGTCTGGAACAATTCGTGCAGCGGCATTAGATGTGACTCACCCTGAACCACTTCCAAG GGATCATCCTCTACTCGGCCTTTCTAATGTGCTGATCACTCCCCACGTTGGCACCAACACTTACGCTACAACACGAAAGATGGTGCAAAAGATGGTCGATAATGCTTTGGCTGCAGTGAATGGACAATCTATTCCTAATGAAGTCAAACCAAAATGA